Proteins encoded in a region of the Saccharothrix ecbatanensis genome:
- a CDS encoding IS4 family transposase, with protein MPSARRFTDGISIGVLARVFDRDLVDEVLAETGRRERRSRLLPARVVVYYVLALCLFFDDGYEEVMRKLVDGLRFLGTWRQGWTVPTTGAISQARGRLGEAPLRVLFDRVAVPMAHAGTRGAWFHGWRVMAVDGVVLDLPDTAANVAEFGKKPHKGGQSPFPQVRIMGLGECGTHAIVAAELDSWRVQERGLCERLVAAFEPDMLVLADRGVFSYDLWQRARRSGAQLVWRVRDDVDLPVLGWLPDGSYRSELLPSKVKADLKRGKRSRAPEGSRLPVRVVEYSVTDRGGQPEMIRLVVSIMDHEVAPAVELAVLYRQRWEFELTLDEIETHQMPHGRVLRSKSPELVRQEIWALLLTHYAVRALMLEAAEGLGPDDGPDVDGLSFVRSLNAVRRQVTNQAGFSPSPPEERDHRDA; from the coding sequence GTGCCGTCTGCTCGCCGTTTCACCGATGGGATCAGCATCGGTGTGCTGGCCCGTGTGTTCGACCGGGATCTGGTGGACGAGGTGCTCGCGGAAACGGGGCGTCGGGAGAGGCGGTCGCGTCTGCTGCCCGCGCGGGTGGTCGTCTACTACGTGCTGGCGCTGTGCCTGTTCTTCGATGACGGTTACGAAGAGGTGATGCGCAAGCTGGTCGACGGTCTGCGGTTTCTGGGCACGTGGCGGCAGGGGTGGACGGTGCCCACGACGGGGGCGATCTCCCAGGCGCGGGGGCGGTTGGGCGAGGCGCCGCTGCGGGTGCTGTTCGACCGGGTGGCGGTGCCGATGGCCCATGCCGGAACGCGGGGGGCGTGGTTTCACGGGTGGCGGGTGATGGCGGTCGACGGTGTCGTGCTGGACTTGCCCGACACGGCGGCCAACGTAGCCGAGTTCGGCAAGAAGCCGCACAAGGGCGGGCAGAGCCCGTTTCCGCAGGTGCGGATCATGGGGCTGGGCGAGTGCGGCACGCATGCGATCGTGGCGGCGGAGTTGGATTCCTGGCGGGTGCAGGAACGCGGCTTGTGCGAGCGGTTGGTGGCGGCGTTCGAGCCGGACATGCTGGTGCTGGCCGATCGCGGTGTGTTCTCCTACGACTTGTGGCAGCGGGCGCGCCGGAGCGGGGCGCAATTGGTGTGGCGGGTCCGTGACGATGTGGACCTGCCGGTGTTGGGGTGGCTTCCCGACGGGTCCTACCGCAGTGAGCTGCTGCCCTCGAAGGTCAAGGCGGACCTGAAGCGGGGCAAGCGGTCGCGGGCGCCGGAGGGGTCGCGGTTGCCGGTGCGGGTGGTGGAGTACTCGGTGACCGACCGCGGCGGGCAGCCCGAGATGATCCGCCTGGTGGTGTCGATCATGGATCACGAGGTGGCGCCGGCGGTGGAGTTGGCGGTGCTGTATCGGCAGCGGTGGGAGTTCGAGCTGACCCTGGACGAGATCGAGACCCATCAGATGCCGCATGGCAGGGTGCTGCGGTCGAAGTCCCCGGAGTTGGTCCGGCAGGAGATCTGGGCGTTGCTGCTGACCCACTACGCGGTGCGGGCGTTGATGTTGGAGGCCGCCGAGGGCCTCGGTCCGGACGACGGGCCCGACGTCGACGGGTTGTCCTTCGTCCGAAGTCTCAACGCTGTGCGCCGCCAGGTCACCAACCAGGCGGGTTTTTCCCCCTCACCGCCTGAAGAACGCGATCATCGAGACGCTTGA
- a CDS encoding phospholipase D-like domain-containing protein: MHLRKVAAAAIAGLLVLTGTAAAAPRELTSQPVFNNPRGDGEDRIVKHLVEMINGAKKGSSIVAAAMVFEDRRVIDTLLNASRNGIRVTVIYDAANDDADKLLERLKEAGNGSRAVICTDDGSNACIGSGRMHSKFFLFSETLGAKNVVSVGTANLNDDSAKNTFNSWYTETNNEGLYEYYGGYVEDLLAENRDNNYYDHRKPREFEGVKAYFYPRGDGGDTFANTLRAVKCDGGTKIRIANYSFSRTEVAEELLRLAEAECEIEIIAAKFHETACKMLVGHKNVRAWGFGFLQPYVHEKNLMIQGHYSGAADQRVVWTGSHNLNTNSLSLNDETVLRIMNRPSTYASFVSNFETIKERAVERDRGNCPWGMEL, translated from the coding sequence ATGCATCTGCGAAAAGTCGCCGCCGCAGCCATCGCCGGGTTGCTCGTCCTCACCGGCACCGCCGCGGCCGCACCACGCGAACTGACCAGTCAACCCGTGTTCAACAATCCACGCGGCGACGGCGAGGACCGGATCGTCAAACACCTGGTGGAGATGATCAACGGCGCCAAGAAGGGCTCCAGCATCGTCGCCGCCGCCATGGTGTTCGAGGACCGCCGGGTAATCGACACCCTCCTCAACGCCTCCAGGAACGGCATCCGCGTCACGGTGATCTACGACGCGGCCAACGACGACGCGGACAAACTACTCGAAAGGCTGAAGGAGGCCGGCAACGGGTCACGCGCTGTCATCTGCACAGATGACGGCAGCAACGCGTGCATCGGAAGCGGCCGTATGCACAGCAAGTTCTTCTTGTTCTCCGAGACACTCGGCGCCAAGAACGTCGTCTCGGTCGGCACCGCGAACCTCAACGACGACTCGGCGAAGAACACGTTCAACTCCTGGTACACCGAGACGAACAACGAGGGCCTATACGAGTACTACGGCGGGTACGTGGAGGATCTCCTCGCCGAGAACCGGGACAACAACTACTACGACCACCGCAAGCCGCGCGAGTTCGAGGGGGTCAAGGCCTACTTCTACCCGCGTGGCGACGGCGGCGACACCTTCGCCAACACGTTGCGCGCGGTGAAGTGCGACGGCGGCACCAAGATCCGGATCGCCAACTACTCGTTCAGCCGGACGGAGGTCGCCGAGGAGCTGCTGCGGCTCGCCGAGGCCGAGTGCGAGATCGAGATCATCGCCGCGAAGTTCCACGAGACGGCCTGCAAGATGCTCGTGGGGCACAAGAATGTCCGGGCATGGGGTTTCGGATTCCTCCAGCCCTACGTCCACGAGAAGAACCTGATGATCCAGGGCCACTACAGCGGCGCGGCGGACCAGCGGGTGGTGTGGACCGGCAGCCACAACCTCAACACCAACTCGCTCAGCCTGAACGACGAGACCGTCCTCAGGATCATGAACAGGCCGTCCACGTACGCGAGCTTCGTCTCCAACTTCGAGACGATCAAGGAGCGGGCGGTGGAGCGCGACCGCGGCAACTGCCCGTGGGGCATGGAACTGTGA
- a CDS encoding SulP family inorganic anion transporter yields MSRWSPLVRARLTRWGHSVLPGVHWRRDLLAGLPCALSSVPNGMAAAVLAGVSPAHGLYACVAGPIAGGSLTSTRLMVITTTGAAALAAGSAVADLDPADRPDALFLLTVLAGLVAVVAGLARLGRHTRFVSHSVMLGFLTGVSVNIVAGQLPDLVGVEASGSTPIAKAVAVFGHLSRVDVPSLLVGVAALAMLVGSSRTRFGVVGAVVALVVPTAVVAFASIDVALVHDGGAIESGVPLPALPDLSLLSLDLVVGAVAVAAIVLVQGAGVSEATPNRDGSRADTSRDFIAQGVANIASGLFRGQPVGGSVGQTALNVAVGARSRWGSIWAGVWMLVVLVAFSGLVGLVAMPTLAAVLVFAAIGSLRPRELLTVLRTGRVSRIAMITTFLATLFLPVAAAIGVGVALSLLLQLNREALDLAVVRLVPRDDGRFVERPAPTTLAGHRVIVLDVYGSLFYAGAQTLRARLPDPTGARSPVVVLRLRGRTSFGATFFVVVADYARRLDAVGGRLYVSGLRPDVAAAFRRAGGALLSGPVRVFESTDLIGQSTLAAYRDAEAWLVEHDGRTHP; encoded by the coding sequence ATGAGCCGGTGGTCACCGCTAGTGCGTGCCCGCCTGACCCGGTGGGGGCACTCGGTGCTACCGGGCGTCCATTGGCGACGGGATCTGTTGGCGGGCCTCCCGTGCGCGTTGAGTAGCGTGCCGAACGGGATGGCGGCCGCCGTCCTCGCCGGGGTCAGCCCGGCGCACGGGCTGTACGCCTGCGTGGCCGGGCCGATCGCCGGCGGTTCGCTCACCAGCACCCGGCTCATGGTGATCACCACTACCGGTGCCGCCGCGCTGGCCGCGGGTTCCGCCGTCGCCGACCTCGATCCGGCCGACCGGCCCGACGCGCTGTTCCTGCTCACCGTGTTGGCCGGCTTGGTGGCCGTGGTGGCCGGACTCGCGCGGCTCGGCCGCCACACGCGGTTCGTTTCGCACTCGGTCATGCTCGGCTTCCTGACCGGGGTGTCGGTCAACATCGTCGCCGGTCAGCTCCCCGACCTCGTCGGGGTCGAGGCGTCGGGGTCGACGCCGATCGCCAAAGCTGTCGCCGTCTTCGGGCACCTGTCACGCGTCGACGTGCCGTCGCTGCTGGTCGGGGTGGCCGCGCTGGCGATGCTGGTCGGGTCGTCCCGCACCCGTTTCGGTGTCGTGGGCGCCGTGGTCGCGTTGGTCGTGCCGACCGCGGTGGTGGCGTTCGCGAGCATCGACGTCGCCCTCGTCCACGACGGCGGCGCGATCGAGTCCGGCGTGCCGCTGCCCGCGCTGCCCGACCTGAGCCTGCTGTCGTTGGACTTGGTGGTCGGTGCGGTGGCGGTGGCGGCGATCGTCCTGGTGCAAGGCGCCGGGGTGAGCGAAGCCACGCCGAACCGCGACGGCTCGCGTGCGGACACCAGCCGCGATTTCATCGCCCAAGGCGTCGCGAACATCGCCTCCGGGCTGTTCCGCGGCCAACCGGTGGGAGGCTCGGTGGGGCAGACCGCGTTGAACGTGGCGGTCGGCGCGCGTTCCCGCTGGGGCTCGATCTGGGCGGGCGTGTGGATGTTGGTGGTGCTGGTCGCGTTCTCCGGGCTCGTCGGGCTGGTGGCGATGCCGACCCTTGCCGCGGTACTGGTCTTCGCGGCGATCGGCTCGCTGCGCCCGCGCGAGTTGCTCACGGTCCTGCGCACCGGCCGCGTGTCCCGGATCGCCATGATCACCACGTTCCTGGCCACGCTGTTCCTGCCGGTCGCCGCGGCGATCGGCGTCGGCGTGGCGCTGTCGCTGCTGCTCCAGCTCAACCGGGAGGCGCTCGACCTCGCCGTGGTGCGGCTCGTGCCGCGCGATGACGGGCGATTCGTCGAACGACCCGCGCCCACGACGCTGGCCGGGCACCGCGTGATCGTGCTCGACGTCTACGGCAGCCTGTTCTACGCCGGTGCGCAGACCCTTCGGGCACGCCTGCCCGATCCGACCGGCGCGCGCTCCCCCGTGGTCGTGCTGCGGTTGCGCGGGCGCACGTCGTTCGGGGCGACGTTCTTCGTCGTGGTGGCCGACTACGCCCGGCGGCTGGACGCCGTCGGTGGTCGGTTGTACGTGTCCGGGCTCCGACCGGACGTGGCCGCCGCGTTCCGACGGGCCGGCGGAGCCCTGCTGTCCGGACCGGTGCGGGTCTTCGAGTCGACCGACCTGATCGGGCAGTCCACGTTGGCCGCCTACCGCGACGCCGAGGCGTGGCTCGTCGAGCACGACGGCCGAACTCACCCGTAA
- a CDS encoding tyrosine-type recombinase/integrase, which produces MITARRRSEMDWIVDVLDHYVTEVRPRFDVGRHRAFWVTERRGRLSKRSANEAFETARQAAGLPEELDLHSLRHSMITHLVEFDYPERFVQDQAGHKVAATTAIYTGVSDEYRNRLLKSKLTARHAELWEKP; this is translated from the coding sequence GTGATCACGGCGCGTCGGCGGTCGGAGATGGACTGGATCGTCGACGTTCTCGACCACTACGTCACCGAGGTCCGTCCGCGGTTCGACGTCGGCCGGCACCGGGCGTTCTGGGTGACCGAACGGCGCGGCCGGTTGTCCAAGCGCAGCGCCAACGAGGCGTTCGAGACCGCCCGCCAGGCCGCCGGGCTGCCCGAGGAACTCGACCTGCACAGCCTCCGCCACTCCATGATCACGCACCTCGTGGAGTTCGATTACCCCGAGAGATTCGTTCAAGATCAGGCAGGGCACAAGGTCGCCGCCACGACGGCGATCTACACGGGAGTGTCGGATGAGTACCGCAACCGACTGCTGAAGAGCAAACTCACCGCCCGCCATGCCGAACTCTGGGAGAAGCCGTGA
- a CDS encoding aldo/keto reductase, whose protein sequence is MPPCPGERVLAGARGRCRDRSGRGCGVHHVGAAAQGDGLEQQGREHADHRDARGDQEDVPGGVAVGGADDVLHGLRQRGDVEAAAAAAGGRDARRGQVAGDGRVDPPGEHRAQHRHADRAAERPEERHGRARRIDLYYLHRIDPAVPVEDQLAVLSDMQAEGKIHHIGLSKVDMSDVRKANKLIEVAAVQNKYNICSCGSVGAVRLSA, encoded by the coding sequence ATGCCCCCGTGCCCCGGCGAGCGGGTGCTCGCCGGGGCACGGGGGCGGTGCCGGGACCGCTCAGGACGGGGGTGTGGTGTCCACCACGTCGGGGCTGCTGCGCAGGGTGATGGGCTTGAGCAGCAGGGCCGCGAGCACGCCGACCACCGCGATGCCCGCGGAGATCAGGAAGATGTGCCCGGTGGCGTCGCCGTAGGCGGCGCGGACGATGTGCTGCACGGCCTCCGGCAGCGCGGCGATGTTGAGGCTGCCGCTGCCGCCGCCGGCGGCCGGGATGCCCGCCGCGGTCAGGTCGCGGGTGATGGCCGCGTCGACCCGCCGGGCGAGCACCGCGCCCAGCACCGACACGCCGATCGTGCCGCCGAGCGACCGGAAGAACGCCACGGTCGAGCTCGCCGGATCGACCTGTACTACCTCCACCGCATCGACCCTGCCGTGCCGGTGGAAGACCAACTCGCCGTGCTCTCCGACATGCAGGCCGAAGGGAAGATCCATCACATCGGCCTGTCCAAGGTGGACATGAGTGACGTCCGCAAGGCCAACAAGTTGATCGAAGTTGCCGCGGTGCAGAACAAGTACAACATCTGTTCGTGCGGGTCTGTCGGGGCAGTGAGACTTTCTGCGTAA
- a CDS encoding DUF6325 family protein, protein MVRGPVEHIVIEFPGDRFDGGIVPVVQELVVSGVIRIVDLVFVKKDGDGRVALVELSELDRSEAGAFDVLDGEVGGLLSTDDVDDVAQHLAPGTLAALLVWENVWAARLAAALSAAGGRVVAHHRVADEVFEAAAAHARSQ, encoded by the coding sequence ATGGTCCGCGGCCCCGTCGAGCACATCGTGATCGAATTTCCCGGCGACCGCTTCGACGGCGGGATCGTTCCCGTGGTCCAGGAACTGGTCGTCAGCGGCGTGATCCGCATCGTCGACCTCGTGTTCGTCAAGAAGGACGGTGACGGGCGGGTCGCGTTGGTGGAGCTGTCCGAGCTGGACCGCAGCGAGGCCGGGGCGTTCGACGTGCTCGATGGCGAGGTCGGCGGACTGCTCAGCACCGACGACGTGGACGACGTGGCGCAGCACCTCGCGCCCGGGACGTTGGCGGCGCTGTTGGTCTGGGAGAACGTCTGGGCCGCTCGTCTGGCCGCCGCCCTGTCGGCTGCGGGGGGACGGGTCGTGGCCCACCACCGCGTGGCCGACGAGGTGTTCGAGGCCGCCGCTGCCCATGCTCGAAGCCAGTGA
- a CDS encoding DNA glycosylase AlkZ-like family protein produces MTIDGETAYILTEDLDDLLATPPTNAVRLLPGHDQWVIGPGTKDQHVVPPARRTPVTRKANLVIAGGTVSGTWTVTANHLTVTWFGERETRRGRPSTRKPPDSPASSTDHSRESSTSPNTADTSPPVGAPTT; encoded by the coding sequence TTGACCATCGACGGCGAGACCGCCTACATCCTCACCGAAGACCTCGACGACCTGTTGGCGACGCCGCCCACGAACGCCGTGCGACTGCTGCCCGGTCACGATCAGTGGGTCATCGGCCCGGGCACCAAGGACCAGCATGTCGTCCCACCGGCACGCCGCACACCGGTCACGCGCAAGGCGAACCTCGTGATCGCGGGCGGCACTGTGAGTGGCACATGGACCGTCACGGCGAACCACCTCACAGTGACATGGTTCGGAGAGAGGGAAACCCGCCGCGGAAGGCCCTCGACACGGAAGCCGCCCGACTCGCCCGCATCCTCGACCGACCACTCAAGAGAATCGTCAACATCGCCTAACACCGCGGACACATCGCCCCCGGTCGGTGCGCCGACCACCTGA
- a CDS encoding helix-turn-helix domain-containing protein: MGRTAYQADFAERLRALKDRSGRSYHALGKRCGVSSSTLHRYCTGGGVPAEFLVVDRFGKACGAGGEELAELRRLWMFALVRPEPEPAVVTPVRRSFGWRTPVGVAVVVLLTFGLVTASRPVTPAVRQTGASSVPMWTDKPIGVGREFVGVTKNSTSGEMPAFGVGAVRLWNSGTRWEKLEPERGRFEWFRLDRLVEPAREAGVPVLFTLGGTPAWASPDGPETVFGDGSRTSPPDDLDDWDRFVGELARVYRGRIDAYELWDAANHQRIYSGSVETMVAMTERAARVIKAADPAAEVVCPGMAELWEPHALRWQERFAELGGYQHCDVLGVKLHQRWSADPPERMLELATEIDRTLYRAGVPEMPRWNMGQGFATGVEERLDPELAADHAVRFYLVSLYAEYTRVYFYNWGSDRIPIVLQPSGGIPTRAARHVDELGSWLRGARNTFCGNGAKLGLPDHVWQCGFTKDGTEFQIVWTDGPAVPLTPPRGVEAVEVIDGERRPEPPDGSVEITGRPVVLRLT; this comes from the coding sequence ATGGGGCGGACGGCGTACCAGGCGGATTTCGCGGAACGGCTACGCGCGCTCAAAGATCGCAGCGGCCGCAGCTATCACGCACTGGGCAAGCGTTGCGGAGTGTCCAGCTCGACGCTGCACCGCTACTGCACCGGTGGCGGGGTGCCCGCGGAGTTCCTGGTGGTCGATCGGTTCGGCAAGGCGTGCGGGGCCGGCGGGGAGGAACTGGCCGAGCTGCGCAGGTTGTGGATGTTCGCACTGGTGCGGCCGGAGCCGGAACCCGCGGTCGTCACGCCGGTTCGCCGGTCCTTCGGGTGGCGGACCCCGGTCGGCGTCGCGGTGGTCGTGTTGCTGACGTTCGGCCTGGTCACGGCCAGTCGTCCGGTGACGCCGGCGGTGCGGCAGACCGGCGCGAGCTCGGTGCCGATGTGGACCGACAAACCCATCGGCGTCGGCCGGGAGTTCGTCGGTGTCACGAAGAATTCCACGTCAGGGGAGATGCCGGCGTTCGGGGTGGGCGCGGTGCGGCTGTGGAACTCGGGCACGCGGTGGGAGAAGCTCGAGCCGGAGCGTGGCCGGTTCGAGTGGTTCCGGCTGGACCGGCTGGTCGAGCCGGCGCGGGAAGCGGGCGTGCCGGTGCTGTTCACCCTGGGTGGCACACCGGCGTGGGCGAGCCCAGACGGACCGGAGACCGTGTTCGGCGACGGCTCCCGGACGTCACCGCCGGACGACCTCGACGACTGGGATCGGTTCGTCGGGGAACTGGCGCGCGTCTACCGGGGCCGGATCGACGCGTACGAGTTGTGGGACGCGGCCAACCACCAGCGGATCTACAGCGGGTCGGTGGAAACCATGGTCGCGATGACCGAGCGGGCGGCCCGCGTGATCAAGGCGGCCGATCCCGCCGCCGAGGTCGTGTGTCCCGGCATGGCCGAGCTGTGGGAGCCACACGCTCTGCGGTGGCAGGAGCGGTTCGCGGAGTTGGGCGGCTACCAGCACTGCGACGTGCTGGGCGTGAAGCTGCACCAGCGCTGGTCAGCCGACCCGCCGGAGCGGATGCTCGAGCTCGCCACCGAGATCGACAGGACGCTCTACCGCGCGGGCGTGCCGGAGATGCCGCGGTGGAACATGGGTCAGGGCTTCGCCACCGGGGTGGAGGAGCGGCTGGACCCCGAGCTGGCCGCCGACCACGCGGTGCGTTTCTACCTGGTCAGCCTGTACGCCGAGTACACACGGGTGTACTTCTACAACTGGGGCAGCGACCGGATCCCAATCGTGCTGCAGCCCAGCGGCGGCATCCCGACCCGTGCCGCCCGGCACGTCGACGAGCTCGGGTCGTGGCTGAGGGGCGCGCGGAACACGTTCTGCGGCAATGGGGCCAAGCTCGGCCTGCCCGACCACGTGTGGCAGTGCGGGTTCACGAAGGACGGCACCGAGTTCCAGATCGTGTGGACCGACGGCCCGGCCGTCCCGCTCACGCCGCCCCGGGGTGTGGAGGCGGTCGAGGTCATCGACGGGGAACGCCGGCCGGAGCCGCCAGACGGATCGGTCGAGATCACGGGCCGCCCTGTGGTGTTGCGGCTGACCTGA
- a CDS encoding eCIS core domain-containing protein translates to MRQHGQGAGSAGRKAQGKEREEVAGRSLVTPAGPTTPEAVLAMQRLVGNAAVVQRLARHEHADGCCGSGETVQRDAVARSVGSPGRPLDDDVRSEMEGRIGHDFSDVRIHTDATAHAAAESVQAHAFTTGSDIVFQRSQYDPATVPGKKRLAHELLHVVQQRQGPVEGTDNGRGAKVSDPSDRFERAASAGAEQVMAGAAPVQRAAVDERETAAAPARGAAAAHAGDVPVQRVELVDALDTMRNRPILPKQEEGKTSITRGAEDESLGLPPELLEQLERLVQQDQSVASTVDMGDPRRKPSTFGGGNAVNVTHEVGFDVKGRDATNLRYIRFVKAVKMYQGYPSSQVNRQRTVSGYVSWSPVVETPDMGKGTDDDAAYQARLVKLLDEDFAAAKWSYDGPDKEFYREEKEGEEVVRLINVDTPGVKSDFKQYPIVQRYEFYGVLYDAAERAILNVSHYSDRLIGLSATAALTR, encoded by the coding sequence ATGCGGCAACACGGGCAAGGGGCCGGGAGCGCGGGGAGGAAGGCGCAGGGGAAGGAGCGCGAGGAGGTCGCCGGTAGGTCGCTGGTGACGCCTGCCGGGCCGACCACCCCGGAGGCGGTGCTGGCCATGCAGCGCCTGGTGGGGAACGCGGCCGTGGTCCAGCGGCTGGCCCGGCACGAGCACGCGGACGGGTGCTGCGGCAGCGGTGAGACCGTGCAGCGCGACGCCGTGGCCCGGAGCGTCGGCTCGCCGGGCCGGCCGCTCGACGACGACGTCCGCTCGGAGATGGAGGGACGGATCGGCCACGACTTCTCCGACGTGCGCATCCACACCGACGCCACCGCCCACGCCGCCGCCGAGTCCGTGCAGGCGCACGCGTTCACGACCGGCTCGGACATCGTGTTCCAGCGCAGCCAGTACGACCCCGCCACCGTGCCGGGCAAGAAGCGGCTGGCGCACGAGCTGCTGCACGTGGTGCAGCAGCGCCAAGGGCCGGTGGAGGGCACGGACAACGGCCGCGGGGCGAAGGTCAGCGACCCGTCCGACCGGTTCGAGCGCGCGGCGTCGGCGGGCGCGGAACAGGTGATGGCCGGCGCGGCGCCGGTCCAGCGCGCCGCGGTGGACGAGCGGGAGACCGCCGCCGCGCCGGCCCGAGGCGCCGCGGCGGCGCACGCCGGTGACGTGCCGGTGCAGCGCGTCGAGCTGGTCGACGCGCTGGACACGATGCGCAACCGCCCCATCCTCCCGAAGCAGGAGGAGGGGAAGACGTCGATCACACGAGGGGCGGAGGACGAGAGCCTCGGACTGCCGCCCGAACTCCTGGAACAGCTGGAACGCCTGGTCCAGCAGGACCAGTCGGTGGCCTCGACGGTCGACATGGGCGACCCGCGGCGCAAACCGTCGACCTTCGGCGGCGGCAACGCGGTCAACGTCACCCACGAGGTCGGGTTCGACGTCAAGGGACGGGACGCCACGAACCTGCGCTACATCCGCTTCGTCAAGGCGGTGAAGATGTACCAGGGCTACCCCAGCAGCCAGGTCAACCGCCAGCGCACGGTCTCCGGTTACGTGAGCTGGTCCCCGGTGGTGGAGACCCCCGACATGGGGAAGGGGACGGACGACGACGCGGCCTACCAGGCGCGACTGGTCAAGCTCCTGGACGAGGACTTCGCGGCGGCCAAGTGGTCCTACGACGGACCCGACAAGGAGTTCTACCGCGAGGAGAAGGAGGGCGAGGAGGTCGTCCGCCTGATCAACGTCGACACCCCGGGCGTGAAGTCGGACTTCAAGCAGTACCCGATCGTGCAGCGTTACGAGTTCTACGGCGTCCTCTACGACGCCGCGGAGCGCGCGATCCTCAACGTCAGCCACTACTCCGACCGCCTGATCGGGCTCTCCGCGACAGCGGCCCTGACCCGCTGA